The DNA sequence CGGAGACTCGTGTGATATGTGTGGGCTGCAGGTCCTCCACCCAATGGATGCTGCCCAAAGATCACAACATATAAAAGTAAGTCTTAAGGAAGATATTCTGTTAATAGGTGTGAGAACTATATTTTCCCTTTCACAACATTGTCAGTTCATTTCAAAGAAACGTTTGGTGAATTGAATGGTGATTATCATTAAGTTGGGGGTGTTCTCCTTCCTAGGCTTCTTGACTGCTTTATCAAGAAAATTGTGCTTTAGAACCTCAGACTTTTttgggctttttttcctttttatttcttcttttttaaaataacagcttcTCTATTCACATTCCATACAATTTACTCTTCTAAAATGCACATTtcattggtttttagtatattcgcagagttgtgcaaccactaTTCTCtctaattttaggacattttcattaTCCCAGAAAAGAAGCCTCTGGCTCATTAGCTCCACTGCTCTCcgttcttccctccctccagctcctggcaacaactgttttactttctgtctctatggatttccctgttctggacatttcgtatatgtggccttttgtgactggctaaaAGATTAGCAAGATGTTCTCAGGATTCATTTGTGTTAGAGTGTGTATcagtacttccttccttttcatggctgagtaataatcctcCGTATGGCTGTACAgcactttgtttttccatttgggttgtttcacctttcagctattatgaataatgccatGAACATTCGTGTGTAAATTTTGGTGGACATATGTCTTGATTACCTTGGAATAgagttgctgggtcacatggtaactctatgctTCATATTTTGAGCCACTGCCAAACtttctccacagtgactgcactgttttacattctcatcagcgATGGATGAAGGTTTCAAACTATGGTTTCCTAAGCCCATTTACtgcatgaatttctttttgttgGGAAGACCCTGTATTAAAAACCTTATATTTATTGGAGCAGATTTTGCTTCTAATCATAATCATGTCTTAATAAACTCACTTTGGCTGTGGGTGGTGGTGAAGCAGTGGAGTGTGGTTTGACCTCTGCCTTCTCAGAGTATTGGCTGTGTGATGTAGCAGTTTGAACCCCTGTATATATTCGGGAGAGCAGTGCCTACTTCAGgggattgtttttaaaaaaaaaaaaagtttagcctaagtgtccatcaacagacgaatggataaagaagatgtggcacatatatacaatggaatattactcagccgtaaaaagaaacgaaattgagttatctgtagtgaggtggatggacctagagtgtgtcatacagagtgaagtaagtcagaaagagaaaaacaaataccgtatgtgaacacatgtatatggaatgtaaaaaaaaaaaaaagtcatgaagaacctaggggcaggacaggaataaagacacagacctactagagaatcgacttgaggacacagggaggggcaaggggaagctggggtgaagtgagagagtggcatggacatatatatgctaccaaatataaaatagatagctagtgggaagcagccgcatagcacagggatatcagctcggtgctttgtgaccacctagaggggtgggatagggagggtgggagggagacgcaaaagggaggggatatggcgatatatgtatacgtagaactgattcactttgttgtacagcagaaaccagcataccactgtaaagcaattatactccaataaagatgtttaaaaaaaggtttaggaaaaggataaaaatatatactaaaataaCTGGTTATATGGGACTATGGGTgacttttctattgcttttttgtATTTCCTATAATTAGCATGTTTCTTAGAGATTAAAATATGTGTACTATaatgttatgtaaattatacctcatttaaaataaaaagtatgtgatgtccacacagaaacttgcACACGAGTGTTCATAGCactattcataacagccccaaagcagaaacaaccaaaatgtccatcatctgaaaatggaaaaacaaactgtggtctctccatacgatggaatattactcagcaagaaaaagaaaatgaaataatcataTATTGTGCCACCATAGATACCTTGAAAATGTTCGAAGTGAACAAAGGCAGTCACAGAGGGCCGTGTATTTATACGAAATGTCCTGAATAAGCGTATCCACAGATGTGTCGTTGCCTAGGGCTACAGGTGTTGAGTCGGGGGAAGTAAGTGACTGCTGTGGGTTTGGAGTTTCcctttggggtaatgaaaatgtcctagtattgattgtggtgatggttgtatagCTCAGTGCATATACCAAAAACCATTTCATTGTACACTTTGAATGAATGCATTATATGGGATgtaagttatatctcaataaagctgttttactTTGAATGTGAATtatatgcctggcacataattgtCACCTAATAAAGGTTAGTTTCCTTCACCCTTATTTTCTGATAGGTTATAAATTACAGCCTTAATCCTAATTACATTTTCCATCTAGAAACCTGTAAAATCAACAAACTTAGTGTGAAAAACTATAGTGTGAATAACAGCAGGGGTTGAGTtgcagaatagagaaaattagGTAATTTTTTAGTTCCTGAAGTTGAGTCCTCAGAGTTTGACTTTATAGTATCGTGAAGTCCCCAGATGTCGGTGCACCTGTACTCACTGGTGAACAAAGCTGTTTTCAGTGTCATATTGGGAACATTATCTTTTCACCTGACTGTTCGATTCTCTGCACAGGAGTCTTTAGCTGTCAAGTTGTTGTGATTCCATGACTTGATTGCACCTCTCTCCACTTCTTCTAGTCTTGCATCGAGGCCCATGAGAAGGACATGGAGCTCTCGTTTGCCGTGCAGCGCAGCAAGGACATGGTGTGTGGGATCTGCATGGAGGTGGTCTATGAAAAAGCCAACCCCAGCGAGCGCCGCTTCGGGATCCTCTCCAACTGCAACCACACCTACTGTCTCAAGTGTATTCGCAAGTGGAGGAGTGCTAAGCAATTTGAGAGCAAGATCATAAAGTGAGGCTCCTCCCCAGTCTTCGTTTGTGCTTTTCTATTTTGGGGAAGAATTTAGTATCTTGTGCCAACTTTCAACCAGATGGACCGCATTTAAATGCATGCATTTTATCTTGAAACTGGGGGTTCTTCTAATTGggatttcttctttgtatttcagCTAGCTTCTAGATTAGTTGATATATCTACTTTTATTTGAATGAGGAAACCATATGTATCAGTTAGTAGAATCTTCGTGCTTTTTTCTGAGGAGATTGTGTTTAATGGATTAGCCAGTTTAGGTTCAGAGAACAAACTTATCTAGCTCTGAATGTATGTTTCCTGACATTTTACATTTTCCACTTTCCTATTCCATCCATTAAGCTAGCCAATAATCCACCATCCTTTAAAGATTGTTCTCATAACTGAACAAAAACTACATAATCTAAACAGAGCAAAGTtacaagaaataaatttatttaaacgaAAGAAAAAGGAGTCTGTgtgaaatgtcttctttttttttttttaacctaagttattattattttttttaatgaactggcTAGCCGTTGAGTTGAATTTATAAAGGAGTTTGTCTTGCCTCAAAATAAATGGTCAGTTGTGTGACCAGTGTGTGGAACCCTTTCAGGAAAAGCCCATTTGCCTTTCAGTTAAGTCTTTAAACCTGGAGGTGACACACCAGGGTGTGTCCTTGAAGGAGAGTGGGCCTGTGAAGGGGAATTTGCATTGCAGCCTGTTCATTGTTTCCCAGGTCCTGCCCAGAATGCCGCATCACATCTAACTTTGTCATTCCAAGTGAGTActgggtggaggagaaagaagagaagcagaAACTCATTCAGAAATACAAGGAGGCAATGAGGTATGAGCACTGCAGCCTTTTCTCAACCTAAGAACCCAACGTCGCTTGGGTTCACTTTGAAAAGAACAGTGCTGCATTATATACTCCTACCTCCTTCCTACCCTTTCTTTTACTTCCCAGTACAGTTTATTTTGTCACCGCTGATAACACTTAACCTGTTCTGTATCTTGCTATAACACAGTCCTTGGGGTGCACGCCAGAGGGCTGCGTTACGATGAAGTCTGCACTGCTGAGAGAGCTAAAGCCCCAGGAATGGGGTCTGCCTTGTCCTGATTCCATGTTACAGTTGTCCTATGTtcctgtgtgtgggctttctcgaAGGTTTTCTCTCTGCTGGATCTGCGGTACTAGGGCTGTTAAACAGTAGACTTGACCATTTTCCGTTTCTGGTCAGTGTTTCATGCAATAGCACACACGTGTTTAAGAACACACCTTGGGAAGGGATGTAAACAGACGTACCAGTTCTATCCCTCCCTGTTTAAAGAAACCCTGGATGATAGTCAAATACAGACCTGAAATCCACTGTGAATAAGGGTTGCGATATTTTCCTTTCCAGCAACAAGGCGTGCAGGTATTTTGATGAAGGACGCGGGAGCTGTCCATTTGGAGGGAACTGTTTTTACAAGCATGCGTACCCTGATGGCCGTAGAGAGgagccacagagacagaaagtgggaaCATCAAGCAGATACCGGGTAACTCTCACTGTTTTTTTGAAGGAGGGGAAATACCACACTCTCAGTTGAGTCCCGCACAGATTGGGGTAGGGGAAGGAGAAGATTAACACTGGGAACGAGACTAGAGCATTAAAGGAGGAAACCAACTTCGGCAAACTGGGAGGGCTGTGAGAGGAGAAACTAGAATGCTTAAAGCTCTAGACTAAGCTGTTGGCCTCAAGTAACCAGAGGGGAGGAATTGGTAAAGTCGAAACCCTAAATAAGAAGTCTGGTTCGTCATGCCCTCTGGTGTGCTGGACGTTTTGCCTTAGAAACAAGAGAATAGAAGATGCTACTCGGCAGTGCCATCCCTATCACGGCCCTGTTTTTTACAGGCCCAACGAAGGAACCACTTCTGGGAGCTCATTGAGGAAAGAGAGCACGGCAACCCCTTCGACAACGACGACGAAGAGGTTGTCACCTTCGAGCTGGGCGAgatgttgcttatgcttttggctGCAGGTGGGGACGACGACCTGACGGACTCTGAAGACGAGTGGGACTTGTTTCACGATgagctggaagatttttatgacTTGGATCTATAGCAGCTTTGCGGGGCGTGTGAACTGGTCTGCTGAGCCTCAGACGGCAGCCGTGCCCGCTCGTGGCGGCAGCGCCCGTGGTTCTCTCCTAGGCAGGCCTCGCAACTCCAGGTGCTGTCGTAATAAGTTTTACCCAGGGCCTGTCTTCTCAATCCCTCACCTTTCCCCAAGGAGTatgttgttttctctgtttcagaaagttacaaaaataaatcttaaagttAGTTTTTTTTGTAACATGAATTTAACTGTCAGACAGTTAGAGTGTAGGTTTGTTGCGTCATCTGTTTTCAGCCAGATTCACACAGTTCAAGGGTAGCATTTCTGGATTTGCAGTACTCACTTTTGAGGACCCCAGGTTCAAAAGTAACAGCATTGGCCCTGCTGTGGGGTCCAAGAATTGGGGTGATAGGTGAAGGATCTGAACTGTGGCATGTAGCCTTCTGCTATAGACTTAGGCAGATGCTTGAGGTTTCTGGTGAATTCT is a window from the Orcinus orca chromosome 9, mOrcOrc1.1, whole genome shotgun sequence genome containing:
- the MKRN1 gene encoding E3 ubiquitin-protein ligase makorin-1 isoform X2, with the protein product MAEAAAPGTTATTSGARAAAAAATSPTPTPTVTSPSLGAGGGGGGSDGSSGGWTKQVTCRYEHSKPLKQEEATATDLTAKSPLAASSSLSSVVGPIVEMNMGEAESRNSNFSTVGAGSEDWVNAIEFVPGQPYCGRTAPSSTEAPLQGSVTKEESEKEQTAVETKKQLCPYAAVGECRYGENCVYLHGDSCDMCGLQVLHPMDAAQRSQHIKSCIEAHEKDMELSFAVQRSKDMVCGICMEVVYEKANPSERRFGILSNCNHTYCLKCIRKWRSAKQFESKIIKSCPECRITSNFVIPSEYWVEEKEEKQKLIQKYKEAMSNKACRYFDEGRGSCPFGGNCFYKHAYPDGRREEPQRQKVGTSSRYRAQRRNHFWELIEEREHGNPFDNDDEEVVTFELGEMLLMLLAAGGDDDLTDSEDEWDLFHDELEDFYDLDL
- the MKRN1 gene encoding E3 ubiquitin-protein ligase makorin-1 isoform X1, whose product is MAEAAAPGTTATTSGARAAAAAATSPTPTPTVTSPSLGAGGGGGGSDGSSGGWTKQVTCRYFMHGVCKEGDNCRYSHDLSDSPYGVVCKYFQRGYCIYGDRCRYEHSKPLKQEEATATDLTAKSPLAASSSLSSVVGPIVEMNMGEAESRNSNFSTVGAGSEDWVNAIEFVPGQPYCGRTAPSSTEAPLQGSVTKEESEKEQTAVETKKQLCPYAAVGECRYGENCVYLHGDSCDMCGLQVLHPMDAAQRSQHIKSCIEAHEKDMELSFAVQRSKDMVCGICMEVVYEKANPSERRFGILSNCNHTYCLKCIRKWRSAKQFESKIIKSCPECRITSNFVIPSEYWVEEKEEKQKLIQKYKEAMSNKACRYFDEGRGSCPFGGNCFYKHAYPDGRREEPQRQKVGTSSRYRAQRRNHFWELIEEREHGNPFDNDDEEVVTFELGEMLLMLLAAGGDDDLTDSEDEWDLFHDELEDFYDLDL
- the MKRN1 gene encoding E3 ubiquitin-protein ligase makorin-1 isoform X3, whose translation is MHGVCKEGDNCRYSHDLSDSPYGVVCKYFQRGYCIYGDRCRYEHSKPLKQEEATATDLTAKSPLAASSSLSSVVGPIVEMNMGEAESRNSNFSTVGAGSEDWVNAIEFVPGQPYCGRTAPSSTEAPLQGSVTKEESEKEQTAVETKKQLCPYAAVGECRYGENCVYLHGDSCDMCGLQVLHPMDAAQRSQHIKSCIEAHEKDMELSFAVQRSKDMVCGICMEVVYEKANPSERRFGILSNCNHTYCLKCIRKWRSAKQFESKIIKSCPECRITSNFVIPSEYWVEEKEEKQKLIQKYKEAMSNKACRYFDEGRGSCPFGGNCFYKHAYPDGRREEPQRQKVGTSSRYRAQRRNHFWELIEEREHGNPFDNDDEEVVTFELGEMLLMLLAAGGDDDLTDSEDEWDLFHDELEDFYDLDL